The stretch of DNA CGCTGTGCTGCTTCACTTCCAGATCAGCATCGATCACTTGATTGTCAGCAGGTCCTCCTTCATATACCAGGGGTCATAATCTGTAAGGCCGTATCATATCGGTATGATTTATAGGGGTCATATTCTGTAAAGCCATATCATATCGGTATGATTTTCCTTGTAGTTTTAACTCCTTCTTCCCTTTCCTTTCCTAGGTTTGCTGATGTTTGCCGTCACGCACATCCTATATTCCTCTGCATTCGGAATGAAGCCGCTGGACCTCCGGACCGGTGCCGTGATGGCCTTCGTATCCAGCCTTTTGTACTCTTTATTGTACTCTTACCTCTCAGGTCCATTCACCTACTTGGTGGCCGTCTATACAGCTCTCATCGCCTTCATGGCCTGGCGTGCCGTTGCCGGCATGCAACTGTGCAATGACTTATGGACATGGACCAAACTATCGGGATGCATTGGTTCCATGCTCTTCATAGTGTCCGACCTGACGATTGCGGTCAATAAATTCTGCTTCCCCGTCCCTTGCTCCAGAACCATCATAATGGCGACCTATTACGCGGCCCAGATGCTGATTTCCCTCTCGGCCGTGGAGTGCAGGGACGAAGAAGATTATAGGAAGAAGAAGTGAATTATTGGCTACCTTGGAGAAGTGGGTACATTTCACCCCGAGGAGATAAATTAGTCTCCGATGCATTGATCGTGATTTTGCTCCTTTGAAGCAGTGACGTCTGCTTCGCTGGTTGCCCTCTTTAAATATGGTCGATGTGGCTGCAATGACAATAGCCAGTGGTGGTCCACGAGAAGGTTCCCGCTCTTTTTTTGCATTGCTTGAGGCTGGGTTTACGCTTCTCGACACTGTGTCCCGTATTTCACGCACATCTTATACCGTCTAATATGTATTCCTGAGGGCGCCGCGTCCAGGACACCCCCCTCGCTGTGTACAGGATTTACCCGCTGTATATTTATACTGGATAAGTATTGATCTGACTCCTCGGTCAGTCCTGGTTAGGTCCTAGCTTGTGACTGCTCTGCTCTCCGCACTACGACCACTACATAGAACAATCTGGTGCTGTTAGGGGCCATTTCTGAAGTTTTCAGGTGTAGCTCATGTGTCAGAACCTGCAGGGTCTTGTGCAGGGATATTGATGCTTGTCCTACAGCATTCAGGTGATAATGTGATCACAATGTACCTGGATCTATTTGGAATTCATGCCATTGATTTGTTGGCTCCTGGGGCTATGGGACTACTAGTAACAGCATGCCCAGCCGGTGCCACATAAGCTATAGAAGCCCAAAATTCAGGCAACGACAATATCCCAGACAGTATACTGACACTTTAATGGCAGCCAGCCGGATTTGGTGAACTTTCTCGTGTGTCCTGGGGGGAGGGATGGTGTTTTTAGCAAGCGCTCCTATGATAAAACTTCCTGGATGAGTCTCGTCTACAGAACCACTACTGACTAACTGCCCCTAACTCCTCTTAAAGGGCAATTCCACTCAAGGTCAATTTGCCTAAGTGTTCGGTTCACTATTATTCTACAtagattcttgtccatagggggcagtattacaccaGTGCTGACTGAGTAATAAGGATATTGAGGTCTTCAGCAAGGGACACTCCCGGAATACCGAAAATATAAACTCCAGATGGGGAGGGcatttataatttaaaaaaaaaaaagatatttattaaACTTTTTTCTTTATTACTTTACTATTTGATTGAAAGGGCTTTTATATTATTGGGCTATCATTAAGATCGGAGATCAGTGGGGGTGCGAtaccctgccgatcagctgttcctgaATGTGATCAGTTGTGGAGCAGAACTACATGGCTCCGtcatctgtataatggccactgcgACCGGGTACGGCACATCCGCTCCTACTCGAATAAATGGGATCTGCAGTACCTCTCTGCGGCCACTGTACAGTTGGAGCAGTGCTGTTCCGCGCCAAAACTTATCACATCCAGCAGGAACAGCTGATTGGCAAAGGTGCCGGGTGTCGCCCCCCACCGATCTGACATTGATGACTGCTACTCAGGATAAGCCATCAACCTAAAAGTACTAGACCGCCCCTTTAACAATACTTATTGCAGCGTTACTGTTAATATTAAAAAACGTTGCTTCCAGAAACGgcgccacacctgtccacaggttaTATCTGGTATTACTGCTAAACGATGGGCGGCGAGAGGCAAAACCACACGTAACTTGTAGGCAAATGCGTctctgtttttggaagaaagcagccatgtttttataATCCTGGACTAGCCCTTTAAGACTGGAATTGCTTTTTAAAGGACTACTACCATCGTGATGAAAAGGTCGTCAATATAAGGACGATAGGTCATCGATTTTaagagtggacaaccccttttaatatgGAATTTACCATTTAATTATGCATGTAAATTAGTGTAAACAATCTCTTTTAGTGCCATCTGGAGCTGatttgcatacttttttttttttttaattgtatattGCCAATAAGACACCAAACACTGCTGGTCTTATAAGGAGAGACTGTCCGTTTAAATATGAAAATTACTAGAGATTAAATTCTCTTTTAATTCATGGATTAAGATAATGGAATTTTTTGTTGTTTCAACCgcgatatcattttttttttttttttatccatgctTAACACAGTAAAAACTGTGAGCACTAAAAGTAAAATAGAAGTAGCTGACCaattatatataccgtacatatatgTCCAGTATATATTTTTTCGACTTTAGTGTTTATAATAGACTTTTTGGTGCAATAATTTTTTTGTTTCTTCTGTGTCTtgagaattattattatttcatgttATTATCAGTAGATctttttttttagttgtttttcTGTAGTACTGTGAATTGTAAaagaaaagtgaaaaatttaaataaatAGTATCCGATCCGGAGTATCGGTTCGGACACTTATAGCGTAAACATATGAAGCAAAGTAGACGTCTGCATTAGGGggtcatactcatttgcgagaaaaacagaCAAGGGCAAGTCGATAAAAAAATCGAATTGCACTCTAACTATGATTCCCTGCTTATCTGTGATttcttttctcagctgaaatcggactgagaaaaaaaatcgtttTGTGATGCGATTGTCCTCGTATCTCGGATGAGACTAACAATGCCAGTCAATAGGTGTGATAAAAATAATCGCACAGCACTCAAACCTTGTGATTTTTACACAACCATGTCCTtgaaaacccgacatttcatctggcgtgtacagtaaaatcactgcCTGGatatatacacatgtaatatataattagtgcagtgcttgtgtagcttactgtacatgtatttaattaataaatacatttatgaAACACATTATGTGGAATCCCTacaaattttattaaccagcagagggaaagtggacagctgggggttgatgtttatagcctgggaagggggtaatatcaaTAGCCTGGTAAGCTATATGGGTAtctgctcacagctgtatacttagcctttactagttattaAAATGGAGCACCTCCTCCCCCACCAAAAAAAGATGTACGGTTCCCCTATaatcaataaccagcaaaggctaggcagacagctgcgggctgatattaatagcccaggaaggggccatggatattggacccctcccagactaaaaacatcagctctcagccgccccagaaatggtgctccaaatctgacacttagcctctctcttctcacttgccctggtgtggtggcaagtggggtgatagtattggggttgatgtcacctttatattgtcaggtgacatcatgcccaggggttagtaattgaaaggtgtctataagatgctcccattactaaccccgtagccaaattgtgaaaaaaaaaaaacacccagaaaaGCGTCCTTTATTTGAACAAATTGCAAACACCTTTAGTGATTCTAATTTAAccaaaaacagttatactcactttacacccaatccactgaagccaatgtcccctgtaaaagaattaaaatgataatcatattccttacctgtccgatgagactcatgttaaaatcgcattgcaatcggatctcATTCACATGTAACTCGGATGCTAGGTCACATAAAAATCGCATTgtatttgcaaaaaaaattgcatgacacttgtcccacttttctggaccgATATCGGacagtttttttttacggtgatgggtatgagcccttagccAGTGTATCGCTCTGTTTATTGATTTTTACGTGTAGGGTAATTAATAGCATAATTccacttaaaaaaagaaaaaaaaacttcaagGTATAAAACTACATGAAAAGTTGAATAACTTTGTATGtaatttgttttattgtttttgtaccaggtttttttaaaatattttgagttttgttttttttgcattcacCTTCAGAGCTCTTTTCAGAATTCTTCTAGTTGCCATTGGAAATAGACAATAGTTTGGCTCCACCCCATTGTCAGACATGTGATCTAAAATAGCACATTTCTGACTTCATGAATATCTCAGCTCCCACAATGCATTGGAAATAAAACATTCAATTAGAGTTCTTCTTTAGAAATTACTGAagaattcagaaaaaaaaa from Ranitomeya imitator isolate aRanImi1 chromosome 9, aRanImi1.pri, whole genome shotgun sequence encodes:
- the TMEM86A gene encoding lysoplasmalogenase TMEM86A isoform X1, producing MAAPDRCTDPSGIGLRSHNEYMVKCEGPKLVPFFKATCVYFVLWLPTSSPSWFSALIKCLPIFCLWVFLLAHGVSFLVSHRSAKRIFAGLIFSAVGDAFLIWQEQGYFVHGLLMFAVTHILYSSAFGMKPLDLRTGAVMAFVSSLLYSLLYSYLSGPFTYLVAVYTALIAFMAWRAVAGMQLCNDLWTWTKLSGCIGSMLFIVSDLTIAVNKFCFPVPCSRTIIMATYYAAQMLISLSAVECRDEEDYRKKK
- the TMEM86A gene encoding lysoplasmalogenase TMEM86A isoform X2; this encodes MVSPVTVVKCEGPKLVPFFKATCVYFVLWLPTSSPSWFSALIKCLPIFCLWVFLLAHGVSFLVSHRSAKRIFAGLIFSAVGDAFLIWQEQGYFVHGLLMFAVTHILYSSAFGMKPLDLRTGAVMAFVSSLLYSLLYSYLSGPFTYLVAVYTALIAFMAWRAVAGMQLCNDLWTWTKLSGCIGSMLFIVSDLTIAVNKFCFPVPCSRTIIMATYYAAQMLISLSAVECRDEEDYRKKK